The nucleotide sequence TAGGAAGCAAGGTTCAGGGAATGAACCAGTGAAACCCCTTCCCCTGGGGAGCGACCCCACCCTCAAAGGCCCTAATCTATTGTCAGCAGCGCACAGCTGAGCTTGGAGTTGAAGGAGGCACGTGGGGGAGGCGGGAGTGTGGAGCCGGCACGTGGTCCAGCCTCCTCGGCCCCGTGcaggccccccgccccccgagagGAGGGGTTTGGGGAGGTAGGGGCGGGCCCCAgcgggggcgggcgggcggcgggagCTGTCCGTGAGCGCTAGTGCTGAAGTAGGCGCGGACGTGCCTGGTGCCTGGCGCGTACTACCCGGCGCCCGGTGCCCGGGTCAGCGAAGACCATGGCGTTCATGGTGAAGACCATGGTGGGCGGCCAGCTGAAGAACCTCACCGGGAGCCTGGGGGGCGGCGAGGACAAGGGGGACGGGGACAAGTCGGCGGCCGAAGCGCAGGGCATGAGCCGAGAGGAGTATGAGGAGTATCAGAAGCAACTGGTGGAAGAGAAGTGAGTGGGATCCCTTCCCGGCTCCAACGACCCTTCCCCGCCCCCAACAGCCACCTGGCCCACCCCTAGGGCAGTCTCAGACCCTGAGCCCTCCTCTCCTACTTTTCCAGACGCGGTAAGAGATGTGGAATGTGCCTTCTAGGCTGCCCCCACAGCCACCCCATCTCACACCCAAGACCCCACCCCAGCTTCGCATTCAAGCCCAGAGGCAATGGGGGCAGGGGCGATAGGGGCCTGGGACGGGGTCGGGGCACGTGCATTTCTGACGAAACAAGTAATCCCTTAATCCGATCTGGTCCCAGCCGTCTGTGTCTTCCAACTGGAGCTCCTCTGAGACTGAGGTTCTGAGAAAAGTGGTGCAGCTGAGGGGGCTCAGAGTCACAGAGACAAATACTGAGATGGGGGCACTCATAGATACTGAGGCTTCTTGTACGCAGGCAGTGCTGGGACAGAGAGCCAGCCAAAGTGGAGTTTGGGGCTGGACTCCACAGCTAGGCTGCTTGGGATCCAGATCcaggctttgtttctttttagctgggtgactttaggcaagttacttaacctttctgtgcctcagtttcctcttctataaaatggggatggtagTCCTAAAACATGCCATatatttatgaggattaaatttctTAATGTACATAAACTgcttagcacagcacctggcacgtGATAAATCGTtagatgttagctattattatttcacttaatcttgCGAACAGTActcttagccccattttacaaaagaggaaggtaagtgacttacccaaagaCATACCGAAAGTGGTCGTGGACGCGAACCTGAGTCTGTCCCTAGTAGTTTCCCCCACACGACACAAcctgtcagggagggaaaagacaGACGGAGTCGGAGGCCGCGAGGGATATATATTACGGTCTGCAGAGAGAGCCAAACAGACTGACGCCCCCGCCCTGAGAGCTCCGTCCAGCAGCGGCTGCGGAGGCGACAGGGCGCTGTGATGGGGCGGTGGCAGCAAAGACTGATCGTGGCCCGTCAGGTCCGAGCACCCTCCCAACATACAGCCCGGTGGGCGGGAGCGATGCAGTTGGCCGCCAGGACGCGGAGAcccctcctgccccttcctcGCAGACCCCGCCCGTTCTCTCAGCCGTCGCGATAACTCCGCCCCCGGTGCCCCCGCAGGATGGAGCGGGACGCGCAGTTCACGCAGAGGAAGGCCGAGCGGGCCACGCTGCGGAGCCACTTCAGAGACAAATATCGGCTGCCCAAGGTAAGCTCAGGAGCCGGGGCTGAAAGGCACGTCCCGGACCCTGAGCTCCGGGCTCCGGACTCCTCTGCCCCACTCTGGGGGCCGCAGCTCTCAGCCTGCAAGACTCACGGAGTGCTTGGTTAGATCCTTCCTTCTCACTCTTTCCTTCATCAGTCCTTCACGGTTAATTGGCACCCGACCAGGGCCAGGGCTTGGCGCTGAAGGGAAGCCCAGTCCTCCGGAGACTGATAGGTTTGTGTTTCTGGAGCCAGTCCAGGCCCTTTCTCCCCTCCACACCCCACTCCCCAAACTCAGTCAGGCCGGGGCAGATGAGGTGGAAAGCAGTAGATTTTACTGCAGGGGTGAGTGCTCTTGGGGCTTCTGAACACTTGGGGAGGGTGGGGTGGCGGAGAGAAGGCAGCACCTCTGTTGACCTTCACACCCTTACCTAACCTGTCAGGAATTCTGCCAGGTAGCTATCACCCACatctacaaataaggaaactgcgGCTCAGAGAGATTAGGGGACTTGACTAAGGTCATGCAGCCAGCAAGTGATGGAGCTGGGGTTAGAGCTCAAGCCTGTGGATGCTGAGCCTGCGCCTGCTCCAGGACCCCTGGCTGCCTTCCAGGGTATGGAGTGTCTGCAGGGAGCAAAGCACCCCCTTGGTTGGCCAGGCAGCCAGGAGGTTGTCTCTCCTAGGCACTGCAGCACCTGATGGGCATGTAAGTGTTGCCTaaggagggaactgaggcacaagcCACTCCcagtgtccagaactgtgctagaCTCTGAGGGGAAACAAAAGTACAGGGCTATAGCACTCCTGACCTTGATCTTCCACTTGAATTGGAAGTTCAGATATGTGAACGtcacattcactcattcagcaaatgtttactgagccccTGGCTGCTTCTGACTCCCTACAGGGCACCAGTCTTCTGGAAGTCTCTCAAAGGGAAAACCAGTCCAGAAAGCCTGCCTGTCTGGAAAGTTACTGAGTTAAACCCAGCTAGGAATGGAGTCATTCCTCAAAGCCTTGCACAAAGGGTACAAGAGGCAGGGAACTCTGAGTCCAGTAGATGAGGAAGACTTGGCTGTAACTGAGTAAGACATAAAGTGGAAAGCCCCAGCAttctcaaagggacagagaagtGCAATGACAATCAGTAGGTGCCATGCAAAGAGAGCACAGAGGCTGGAATCCGTGACGGAGGTTTAAATCTAGCTCCTTCACTgcctagttgtgtgaccttggggaagttactttCTTAAATTggctgagcctcaatttccttatttgtaaaatggagataacaataccCAGCTCAcaaggttattgtgagaattaaaagcaCTTAGCTCAATGTCAGCCACTGAGTAGGTGTTTGATAAATAGTACCCATCACTATTATTGCTAAGTCCTCCAGTGTGGGTAACGGTGGGCACCATATGACTTAGCTGACTGTGGCAGTTTGACTCttaggtattttcattttctctttactcGCTATGCTAGTATCTTACCTTCAGTATCTCAGGGTAAAGTAAGGTGGTCTAAAAGTGCAACCTCTCCCTACCAAGTGTCAGAAGCTTGATTCTGGGATGTGGGGATGCGGCGGAAATCACTGGAACATGGGGCTCAAGAATCCAGAGGCTTGGAACCTAGTCCaggcctcctccccgccccctcaACTCTGGCTCCTCACAGACCTCCAACCCTCCCaaccccctcccctcttcccttcagAACGAGACAGATGAGAGCCAGATCCAGATGGCAGGTGGTGACGTGGAGCTGCCCCGGGAGCTGGCCAGGATGATTGAGGAggacacagaggaggaggaggagcgggcCTCGGTCCTCGGGCAGCTGGCCAGCCTCCCTGGCTTGGACCTTGGCTCACTCAAGGACAAGGCCCAGGCCACATTGGGGGACCTCAAGCAATCAGCTGAGAAGTGCCATGTCATGTGACTGCTTTCCCTGGGGTCACCCACTGGGGTGATCAGAGGGCTGTGCCCACATGAGGGCTAAGAGCATGTCTCAGCCTCCAGGGACCCATACCCCATCTTGGCTGTGTTTCCCCTGCTCCACACTAGCCCTTGGACCCTTCTCATCCATGGCCCAAGCCTACCGTCTGGTCTCTCCCTCTCCACTGGGAGCAAAGTCCTCATTCCTCACCCTACCCTTCAGGACCCACCCTCCCTACTCAGCCTAGGGAGGCCTCCCAAGATTGTAGGAATAGGCCCGTCCCTCTCTGGCCATAGCCCCAGCACACAGGAGCACCCATAGAGAGATAACCAGAGGGACATAGAAACCCTGGTATGCGCAGAGGCATATGCCATAGATGCATCctggcacacacagacacacgtacCCAGGccagctcccctctgtgcctAGCCCCTCTAGACACCGGCACTCGGATGTGCTTAGAGGAGGCTTTGGGCAGACAGGAGGCCTGAGTTTGAGTCTCCACATTTATTCTCCTTGAAAGCCACTGCTCCTTCTGGGCTTCATTtcaccatctataaaatggaagtgGACTGAGTGATTTCTAAGACTTGCTAGCTTGGCCTCCCTGGCCCTCGGAGCCAACCCTACACCCCTCCTTGGGCAGGGCAGCAGCTGCAGCCATAGCCTCAAGCAGCTGCCACTGTGCTGTGGGCTCTGGCTCTCGGGAGCTGAGCGATGTTGTGTGACGGGCCGAGTGCCAAGGATGAAGCTGGCACCGAACAGTAGCCCGGGCGGCTCCAGGCCTCCTCTGGGCCCAGGCCCAGGCAATTTCTGTTCCGTTCCTGTAGAACTCTCTCTGGATTCCATAGCTGGATCTCCTCTCTCAactcagtgaaaaataaaaattccaaatggCATGCCTATTCTCCCACTTCTTACAGACCTCCAGGAGTCTTGGGGGTTCACAGCCCCCCAATCCTGCCTTGGAGGGGTGTCCCTTACCTCCTCACCCACAGCTTCGTAGGAATGCCAGCCCCTATAAGATGTCAAGCTCTACTCTCTCAGGGCCCTAGCCAAGGGCGGGGTCCAGCCTGGGCCTGATGAAATAGGTCTGGGCTTTGAGGAGGATGTGGCAGCCAGCTGGATGGGGCTGCACCTGGGGAAGGCGGGGCCTCTGGGCCTTTACCTGAGACCACCGGAGGGGCCACAGCTCAACCACAGCTGTCTCTGGCACCAGCGCCTATACCCGTCTCCTCACCTTGGAGAAGGAATGTGTAACAGAAGACAGGGCAACTGCATTCCAGCCCTGGCatactgtgtgactttgagcaggtCTTTTCTCTTGCTGGGCCTGTTACTTCCCTGTAAAATGAAGACCGCCACCCCCACCCAAAATAATACTACTACATGTTTCAAAGGGTGACCATTTGTAAAGACTTTGGCACATGATAGACCATATCAATAAATGGTAACTCATTCTTAAAAAAATGCAGAGCCCAAATCTCATCCCACTCACCTGTGGGGATCCAGGAAACCAACCAGGAGGCTCCACAAGCAGGCCACCCCAGGGGCCTGAGCAGGAGCAAGGTGCTACAGGCCAAGCCTGGTAACCCCCGTGGCACTGGCCTGTGCGGATGCCAGCCAGGATTTACAGGTGAAACGGCCATCTGAGGGTTTAGTTTCAAGGGCAAAGTCTCCATTAGGCCTCCTTTGTAAAATAAGGACAAGGAGCATATGACCTGTGCCATAGATAATGTGGGGAGggacaggaagaagagagagggaaaagcaaGGACAAGGAATTAGGAGGGTGAGGGCAGGGAGGACACAGGCCCAGGATCGGAGCAGTGCTGCTTGGCCTGTCATGCTGGGCCTTCTCTCCTGAGCATCCCCAGGGAAGGGGCCTGGGCCTCTGAGCTGCTCCTAGGCTGCCTGCCTGGGTGGTCACTGGACAAAAACCCCTCTTGACTTTCCTAGAGCTGGAGAAGACCCAAGTGCGGGCCCCAGGCTGGGTAGGGGGGGCATGGGCCTCCTCGGCAGCGTCAGCAGCAAGCCCCACGTCAGCACTCTGCCCTCCAGGGGCCTTCTGCCTAATGGGATTGGACAGACCCCTTTCCCCTCAGTGGTTTGCAGGACCCAGAGCGAAAGAGGCAGGGAGGCGGGCTGTGGGGAAGCTGGGGGTTAGCACTCACTGACCCCTCACAAATGAGCTGACTGGGGCCTGGGGTCAGGGAGTGGGAGGGGCTGGTTCCCTTCTCACAGCCTTGGAACCCCAAGAAGCCCTGACCTGTCTGCATGTCCCTGGAATGGAGGGGAGAGGCTTGGACAGAAGGAGCAGTACCTGGGCTCAGACAGAGATGGCCAAGAAGGGCAGGCTGAGGGGTCCCCAGGCTCTGCCGGCCTCGCCCTGCCTCACCTCTGCCTTCCCCTGCCCTCTAGGCTTCTCTGTCAGTCCACGTCCCTCTCCTCTGTGTCCCCCCGCCCTCGGCCTCATTCCTGGCCCATACCCGTCCTCCACCATGCCCTCAGCTGGGGGCCGACCTGGCTGAGCTGGAGCCTCCTCTACGCCTGCCCCCAGCCCGGAGCCCTCGGGGCCGGTCCACGTCCATTACTAGACCACTCCTCTCTTCCCATCCTCTTTCCACTCCCACTTATTTACACAATCACTGCTCTGTGCCGGTCCACCCACCTGGTGTGATGTGAGGGCTGCAGAGAAAGCCACTTGCCACCAAAGCTTCCCTTTCCATGGTGATTAAAGTCCTGCCATAGGGCACCACAATTTAGAGCGAGGGATTTACCTCTCCaggccctctcccttcctcctgctcttccttcccccttctttcttctttctcacccTTGGCAGTCTGAGGATACAGGAAACGTTGAAAGATGAGGGGACAGCTCCCCCCCGCCCCACTCtttcagaaggagagaaatagcaAAGACGGCTGGCCTGCTCCTCCTCACCCCCATAACACGGGGGAATTCAGGGAGATTGGTGGCCAGCCCTGGCCCCTGCCTGGCTCCAGTCCCTTCTCCTGCCTTCCACCCGTCCAGACAGTTCAGGCCTAGTTCCCAGAGGGACAGGGGTAGAGAGAGAACAAGCGACTTTCCGGAGGCCAGTTGGTCCCTAGGGAGGAATTGGGGTCTGTGAGGGGTTTGGAGTTCAGAGgctctccccttccccccaccccacggCCAGATGGTCCCTTCTCAGACATTGGAGGACCCCCTGGCAGCAGGCACTGGCGACTTCTGGGGGAATGTTCGTTTGCTGAACCCGAGCTGCTGGCAGTGCCTATTGACCCAGCTGATGCCCAAGgctgggttgggggtggggcgcCCCTGTGAGGGGGGTGGGAGGAAGCCACAGAGCCAGGCTGCTGCCCTGCCTCTAACCCCGTGCCTGCCAGGCATAGCTGTTCCCAGAATCCTTGTGAGGCTCAGGGACAGCAAGGGAGGCAGGCGGGCTGGGTCTGGGGAGCAGCAGCGTTGAGGCTGCCTCAGCTGTATTTAGCAGGacctgtgcctgtgtgtgtgtgtgtgtgcccgtgtGTGTGTGATCATGAGTGTAAATCTGTGTGGGGTCTGCATGGGGCTGTGAGCTTGTGCATGgctttcagtgtttttgtttgtgtCTGCTGCCTGTGGCCCGTTAGTGTCTGTGTCTGTGCATTGTGTGTCTGTGGGATTTCGAGTGTATGGGTGTGGGTGTAAGCTACTCAAGGGAAAGTGGTCCTTGACATGCCCCCTTCCCTCATGCCCTAGTCTCAGGGTTGGGCCCTCTCCTCTCAGGGATGGCTGGGATGGCAGCTGGCTTCTGGGGACCAAGAGCCCTTCTAGATGATCTCCTGCAGGAATCAAGCTTCTATGTCCTTCCCTGCCTCTGCAGTTAGCAAAAGAAGGGGCAGGCTGGGCACAGGGACACGTGGGTCCCTCATTCTGCTCCAGAAGCCCATCTGCTTCTCCCAGGGCTGGTCCCTTGGGAGACAGAGGGGCCCAGGCTCAGGTGCTCCCCCAGCTTGGCCCAGTGCTGGCTCTGGGCTTGGGGACTGAGTGGCGGTGGGAGGACAGGGCAGGGTGAATCATCCAGACGGTGCTGGGGGGTGTCTGCCCTGCTTTGGGCACTTTCAAATTGTAAAAGATGAGACTCTCACCCCTAggaggaaaaatatatttcttaaaaagcGGATTAGCATATTTCCCATAGGCCTCTGCCATTTGAAGAGAGCCCTAGAGAGAGAGCCCCACCCCTCCGCTGGGCTGCCTCCCTCCTTGCAGGTGGCTTAGACACAGGACCAGCCTGGAGACCATCTAAACATTTTCCCCAGAGAGGTTCCTTTCCCAGGGCCTCCTCCAGTGGCCTCAACCTCCCAGGTCTTTCCTGTACCCAATCCCCCTAGGGGGCCTGCTCCTCCCCACACCCACATGTATGGGAATTTCAGGCCCAATACCACAAACAGTTGAGGTCTGTGGGCCCATCCTCTATCCCATCATCCTTCTATTCCATCAGTTGTTCACCCCGTCCTTCCTCAttcccactctccctcccacccGGTCCTCTCCAGTCGTCACCCACCAGCTCCCTTCattcccctccttcctttccctcatTTTACTTATAGAGGCTTTTTTGTCCAGCCCATTCCCAGAGATAATCTGAAGTACATTTCTCTCCCTAGAtctgaaaataacattttattgaattcttactTATGTGCCAGCTTCATATacagtaactcatttaatccctacAAATTCCTGCAGGGCATTTATCTTCATCCTCATTTTCCTGAGAAACGGGCTAATCAATGAGTCCCAAGCTTCTCAGccaagtggcagaaccaggattttaGCCGTGTCTCTTGCCCTCTGGACCACTGCTCTACACTGCCCCACAATGGCCAGGCCAAGGGCTTCAGGGAAATTAGGTCCCTCCTGGCATGTTTCCCTTCCTGTACAGAAGCCCTTTCATGTCACATGGAAGGCTGAGCATCTTGGTGGTCTTTGGTAAGTCTAGGGAACTGCTGCCTTGGTGGCTGCAGTGTGTGGTGGGAAGGGCCTGCTGGAAATGACCCCAGTTTGGGGGTCCTGGGGGGCAGGGTATAAGCACAAAACACCATAGGGGATGACCTTTTCCCCAGTCCAGCTCAGTGCTCACTTAGcagcccaggaggctggggcCCCTGTCCAGGCTGAGAGAGCATGCAGCGTGCAGAGCAGCGTGGAGTGTGTACAGGACTGCACTCGGCAGTCGAGCCCAGCCTTCTCCAGGTGCAGAGGAAGGGCCTTGGGCTCCCAGGCCTGTGCTTGCCGGCTCCCCACTGGTCCCCTGGGTGGTGGGCTCAGGTCTCTGGAATGGCAGCTGGTCAGCCTGACTCTCCTTGATCCCCCAGGGGCTGCGGGCAGGAGGCAGATATAGCTCTTACTCCGTCCACCCCCCCGTGGCCTCTCTAGCCTTCCCCCAGGTTACCTAGGTTTTCCTGGggcccctccagccccagcctctgCATAGGGGCTGCCTCTCCTGTTCTTGCCAGGGCAAGAAGAGAGGCACATGgtcagaaaataatttaatagagAAACAATGATTACATTCTTTACACCCAGCCGCCTGCAGAGAAGACAGACAACTCTTGCCCCAAGGAGGCTTTTAAGGGCAGAGGGTTAAAAATCACCAACACCCtctgggattttttaaaaagaaaccccTAAGTAACTCCAGTTGTGTACATTTTCTCCAGATTAAAGTCACCTTGTCCTCCTCAAAGTCCATGCGGGGGGCTAAGGAGGTAGTAGCAGCCCCATTGGGGAGATGGGGAGACCCAGGCCCAACGGGAAAGGGCCTTGCCAGGTCACAAGCCGGGGCAGCTGCAGTGTCAGATCTAGGACCAGGTCTTCAGGATGCTGGGTCCCTGCAGTCTGATGGTCAGGCCACCCCCATGCCTCCTCCCAGGCCAGAATCAGCTCTGTGGCAGGGAGGGGTGTTCCCCAAAGAGGGATGGAAGTGGGAGGGATGAGGATTGAGGACCCTCCCCTTGTGCCCCCTGGGCCAGGGCAGGAACAAGGCCTGGGTTTCTCAGATTTACCCCACCCCACAAAGATTATTTCATGCTTGAAGGATTATCTTAGAATACTGAGAGGGTGGGCAAGGGTCAGCTCCCAGAAGACTGGTGAATTCTATGGAGCTGAGTGCATACTGTGGGGTAGGTGGTCCCTGAGGGGTCTTGAAGTGCCCCGTTCCAGTACAAGGAGGGAGGCAATAAGGGCTCCAAGGAAGGACAGGGGTGGACACAGGGCACAGCTGCCAGCTTGCAGGGTGGGGCCAAGAGTAGAATGCCCTGCGGAGGGCTCCCTGCCTTCTTCTCAGAGCAAACACAGAAGGCTTGATGCCCCCAAATCAACAGGTTCAGGGGCCAGCTACCACCAAATAACAAAAGTCACATGAAAGAAATACTCTTCTCCCAGagtcctgctcccctcccccggggCCAAGGCCCAGTGCTCCCAGCACACACCATGGACCATCAGACCCTCTAGGGGGTGGAGATGATCCTGAAGGGTGCTGGGGACCCTGGGATGTGGGGGTCTCAGAGCTGCCAATCTGGGAAGCCTGCTCCACAGCATTGCAGAGGGCCACAGAATTCTGGGTGTCAGCCTGGGTTAGCGTGTCCCCCAACTCCAGGGGGCTTGTGGTCTGTCCAGTCATCCTTCTGGGGTCACTGCAGGGTGCAGGCTGTGGAGGGGTAAGGAGGGAGGGTAGGTCTCAGGTCTCTAGCAAAAGAGGCAACATCCAGAGCCACTCCCAGTCCTCACCCCTCCTTGGATGGAGGGTCAGACCCCAGGGCAGGACTCACAGCTACGCACAGACTCCAACAGCCCCTCTTTGTCCATGGTCTCGGCTTCCCAGTGAGACTCCCTCATCTGTGGGACATAAAGGCAGCACAAGGGGTTAGGGGcagccagacacacacacaagacacAACGAACAGCCGCTGAGCAACCGAGAATGCAAAGAACAGAGACAGTGATGGACGGGCCTTCAGAAGACTGGAGACAGAGACACACGGGGGAGCGGGGGACAGACATCAACAGGCAGAGAGGAGCAAAACCCACGCAGCTTTGCCCTGACGTGGCCCCCCACGTGCCCACCTTGACCTGCTCCTTCAAGTATTCAGCTCGAGCCATGAGGTTCTGAACCTGCCAAGGGAAGGCACGCCcatgggtggggggtgg is from Diceros bicornis minor isolate mBicDic1 chromosome 5, mDicBic1.mat.cur, whole genome shotgun sequence and encodes:
- the CPLX3 gene encoding complexin-3, giving the protein MAFMVKTMVGGQLKNLTGSLGGGEDKGDGDKSAAEAQGMSREEYEEYQKQLVEEKMERDAQFTQRKAERATLRSHFRDKYRLPKNETDESQIQMAGGDVELPRELARMIEEDTEEEEERASVLGQLASLPGLDLGSLKDKAQATLGDLKQSAEKCHVM